A window of Exiguobacterium sp. FSL W8-0210 contains these coding sequences:
- a CDS encoding YitT family protein — protein MQSPLPTKHHRRSTKGQLFRRLLMLTIGAIIFALGLKGFLVPNNIIDGGIVGISIIGSKVTDTTLALWLFFLNTPFIFFGYKQIGKTFALSTLYAIFVMAIATKLLEHIGPLTSVDLLATVFGGLILGIGVGIVIRSSGSLDGTEILAVSFSRSTPFSVGEIVMFFNVFILGAAGFVFGWDRAMYSLITYFVAFKTIDVVIDGLDQSKSVWIISENYEEIGLAIMDRLGRSMTYLNGEGAFTGDGKKVIFCVISRLEESKLKDIVRDFDEQAFIAIGNIHDVHGGRFKKKDIH, from the coding sequence ATGCAATCACCACTACCTACGAAACATCATCGTCGCTCTACGAAAGGTCAGCTTTTTCGACGATTGTTGATGCTGACGATCGGTGCCATCATCTTCGCACTTGGACTGAAAGGATTCCTTGTTCCCAATAACATCATCGATGGCGGGATCGTCGGAATCTCGATTATCGGCTCAAAGGTGACGGATACGACGCTCGCTTTGTGGCTGTTCTTCTTGAACACCCCGTTCATCTTTTTCGGCTATAAGCAGATTGGAAAGACGTTTGCCCTGTCGACGTTATATGCGATCTTCGTCATGGCAATCGCAACGAAACTCCTCGAACACATCGGTCCATTGACGAGTGTTGATCTGCTCGCGACCGTTTTCGGTGGCTTAATTCTCGGAATCGGCGTCGGGATCGTCATCCGTTCGAGTGGATCACTCGACGGAACTGAGATTCTTGCTGTCTCTTTCAGCCGCTCGACACCGTTTTCAGTCGGTGAGATCGTCATGTTCTTCAACGTCTTCATTCTCGGTGCTGCTGGATTCGTTTTCGGTTGGGACCGAGCGATGTACTCGTTGATCACCTATTTCGTCGCCTTCAAGACGATTGACGTCGTCATCGACGGACTCGATCAATCGAAGAGTGTCTGGATCATTTCGGAGAATTACGAAGAGATCGGTCTTGCGATCATGGACCGACTTGGTCGAAGCATGACGTACTTAAACGGGGAAGGTGCCTTTACCGGTGACGGCAAAAAAGTCATTTTTTGTGTCATCAGCCGGCTCGAAGAATCTAAACTGAAGGACATCGTTCGTGACTTCGATGAACAAGCCTTTATCGCGATCGGCAACATCCATGATGTCCATGGCGGTCGCTTCAAGAAAAAAGATATCCATTAA
- a CDS encoding alpha/beta hydrolase, with protein MWKKHRKKIIGGVIVIVTLAVIVVIGISGYVGSSLTQPEREGLTTTPKKAEGLDYEDVTFRSYKDRTRLSGWWMPSEDAKLTIVFAHGYGKNREQDDVPVFPLFKKFHDAGYNVLTFDFRGSGESDGKRVTVGAKEQDDLLTAVRYAKSRSSKPVVLYGISMGAATSLVTAPKADVVAVIADSPFSDLENYLATNLPVWSGLPNFPFTPIILEITPPLTGLNPERVKPVEAVRRIEYPILLIHGKDDDAIPVTESMKIQKAAPRSELYVTENGGHVQSYAHDRKAYEDKVLTYLSDLH; from the coding sequence GTGTGGAAAAAACATCGTAAGAAAATCATCGGCGGCGTAATCGTCATCGTGACGCTCGCTGTCATCGTCGTCATCGGGATCTCCGGTTATGTCGGATCATCGTTGACGCAACCGGAACGCGAAGGCTTGACGACGACACCCAAAAAAGCAGAAGGACTTGACTATGAAGATGTCACCTTCCGTTCTTATAAAGACCGGACACGTTTGTCTGGCTGGTGGATGCCAAGCGAAGATGCGAAGTTGACGATCGTCTTCGCCCACGGCTATGGCAAGAACCGGGAACAAGATGATGTTCCTGTCTTCCCGCTATTTAAGAAGTTTCACGATGCCGGATACAACGTCTTGACGTTCGATTTCCGAGGATCGGGTGAATCGGACGGGAAACGCGTTACGGTTGGTGCCAAGGAACAAGATGATCTACTGACAGCTGTTCGTTACGCGAAGTCACGTTCTTCAAAACCGGTCGTCCTCTATGGTATCTCGATGGGCGCAGCAACATCACTCGTAACGGCACCGAAAGCGGATGTCGTCGCTGTCATCGCCGACAGCCCGTTCAGCGACTTAGAGAATTATCTCGCAACGAACCTGCCCGTCTGGAGCGGGTTACCGAACTTCCCGTTCACACCGATCATCCTTGAGATCACGCCACCGTTGACAGGTCTTAATCCAGAACGAGTCAAACCAGTCGAAGCGGTCCGGCGCATCGAGTACCCGATTCTGTTGATTCACGGGAAGGATGATGATGCGATTCCCGTCACGGAAAGCATGAAAATCCAAAAAGCTGCTCCGCGCTCCGAACTCTACGTGACGGAAAACGGCGGACACGTCCAGTCATACGCGCATGACCGGAAGGCGTATGAAGATAAAGTGTTGACCTATCTGTCTGACTTGCATTGA
- a CDS encoding squalene/phytoene synthase family protein yields the protein MNETKQLKKDANRVLKATSRTFYIPISRLSQDLQEAVGAAYLCMRAIDEIEDHEDLATDVKTMLLRETALLMRGTFSATAYLELIAPYTAHLPEVTLRLPEWIAYCPAAIRPKVLDSTAEMAEGMAVWAERDWTVETEADLDEYTYYVAGLVGVMLSDIWYWKAGIVTDKQQAIGFGRGLQAVNILRNQQEDAERGVGYFPPGWTTDTMFAYARENLAEADAYLASIPKETTIYEFCHIPLALAHGTLDALAKGKEKLSRPEVLKIVGAAVLKR from the coding sequence ATGAATGAGACGAAGCAGCTGAAAAAAGACGCGAACCGAGTATTGAAAGCGACGAGTCGCACCTTCTATATCCCGATTAGTCGACTATCGCAAGACTTACAGGAAGCGGTCGGTGCTGCTTATTTATGCATGCGCGCCATCGATGAGATTGAAGATCATGAGGACTTGGCGACGGACGTCAAGACGATGTTGCTTCGGGAGACGGCATTGTTGATGCGGGGCACATTTTCCGCTACCGCCTATCTTGAGTTGATTGCGCCGTATACGGCACACCTACCAGAAGTGACCCTTCGTCTACCGGAGTGGATCGCCTATTGTCCGGCTGCGATTCGTCCGAAAGTGCTCGATTCGACGGCTGAGATGGCAGAGGGCATGGCGGTCTGGGCTGAGCGTGACTGGACGGTCGAGACGGAAGCGGATCTTGATGAGTACACATACTATGTCGCGGGACTTGTCGGTGTCATGCTATCCGATATCTGGTACTGGAAGGCTGGTATCGTCACCGATAAACAGCAAGCGATCGGATTCGGTCGTGGTTTGCAAGCCGTCAACATCCTTCGTAACCAACAGGAAGATGCGGAGCGTGGTGTCGGCTACTTCCCACCTGGTTGGACGACGGATACGATGTTCGCCTATGCGCGTGAGAACCTTGCAGAAGCCGATGCGTACCTTGCGTCCATTCCGAAGGAGACGACGATTTATGAATTCTGTCACATTCCACTTGCACTCGCACATGGAACGCTGGATGCCCTTGCAAAAGGGAAAGAAAAACTGAGTCGTCCGGAAGTCTTGAAGATCGTCGGCGCCGCCGTACTAAAACGATAA
- the csrA gene encoding carbon storage regulator CsrA produces the protein MLVLKRKTGEAIQIGDDIELTILAIEGDQIKLGIKAPRQVDIHRKEVYLSIQEENTEASRSTGLIGQLLKQQEK, from the coding sequence ATGCTCGTACTCAAACGAAAGACGGGAGAAGCGATTCAAATTGGTGACGACATTGAACTGACAATTCTTGCGATTGAAGGCGATCAAATCAAGCTCGGTATCAAGGCACCGCGACAGGTCGACATCCACCGGAAGGAAGTCTACTTGTCGATCCAAGAAGAGAACACGGAAGCCTCCCGTAGCACAGGGTTGATCGGACAACTCTTGAAACAACAGGAAAAATGA
- the fliW gene encoding flagellar assembly protein FliW produces MQIETDFFGTIKIDETEIITFASELPGFPEAKRFILLPFGEGVPFWSFQSIDQPECAFVVTNPFWIDPEYVFELPEAAKEQLGIEDTAQVAVYTTVTLRDPFTTSTTNLRAPFVMETKQRLAKQIILDDTYTNRHLIGSLTEVGGR; encoded by the coding sequence ATGCAGATCGAAACGGATTTTTTTGGAACCATTAAGATTGACGAGACGGAAATCATCACCTTCGCGTCTGAATTACCAGGTTTTCCGGAAGCAAAACGCTTCATCTTACTCCCGTTCGGAGAAGGCGTTCCGTTCTGGTCGTTTCAATCGATTGATCAGCCGGAGTGTGCCTTCGTCGTGACGAACCCGTTCTGGATTGATCCGGAATATGTCTTCGAGTTACCGGAGGCAGCAAAAGAGCAACTCGGAATCGAGGATACGGCGCAAGTCGCTGTCTACACGACGGTCACATTACGGGATCCGTTCACGACGTCGACGACGAACTTACGGGCACCCTTCGTCATGGAGACGAAACAACGACTTGCGAAACAAATCATCTTAGACGATACCTATACGAATCGTCATCTGATCGGCAGCCTGACGGAAGTAGGTGGTCGCTGA
- a CDS encoding DUF6470 family protein, protein MNLPHLEMRQTAARIGMNITRPQIEQKQTPASLSIEQPRGELSIETVAARLEIDSTQAWIEMGRVPALESVRQYATYGRQKGQEAVAKRASEGDQLMRIEQGGGTVARIAKANDTPPAEVTTLGFIPRSLDRVKTTYTPAEVRLSYTANRPKIDVETHRPELTVKEGQVEIYLQEQNQLNMWPVGGIFDGEG, encoded by the coding sequence ATGAATCTTCCGCATCTTGAAATGCGTCAGACGGCAGCACGAATCGGGATGAACATCACGCGTCCGCAAATCGAGCAGAAGCAGACACCTGCCTCCCTGTCGATCGAACAACCACGTGGGGAACTATCGATTGAAACCGTCGCAGCGCGTCTTGAGATCGATTCGACGCAAGCCTGGATCGAGATGGGGCGTGTTCCTGCGCTCGAATCCGTTCGGCAGTATGCTACTTATGGACGACAAAAAGGGCAGGAAGCTGTCGCGAAACGAGCCTCTGAAGGCGATCAACTGATGCGGATCGAGCAGGGCGGTGGAACTGTCGCGCGGATTGCGAAAGCCAATGATACACCACCTGCTGAAGTGACGACTCTCGGATTCATTCCGCGGAGCCTCGATCGAGTCAAGACGACTTATACACCGGCTGAGGTACGATTAAGTTATACCGCGAATCGTCCGAAGATCGATGTCGAAACGCATCGACCGGAACTGACCGTAAAAGAAGGTCAGGTCGAGATTTACTTACAAGAACAAAATCAACTGAATATGTGGCCGGTTGGCGGCATATTCGATGGGGAAGGATAA
- the flgL gene encoding flagellar hook-associated protein FlgL: MRVTQTMLTKTNIGHLSSSYQRLSTLQEQLISGKKIQRPSEDPVVAMQGVRYRTEVREVEQFKKNASEATGWMDLTDSALNEVTSAMSRIRELTTQAATDTYDATQRKAIQSEVGQLIEHIGTLANTKYNEKGIFNGTKTDTAFVSMDGLRDYLASTTGPVDGVFTDGDPTGKETESINYEVSSGIEVQVNISPLSVFGPETFQTLKKVYDALGTNADNNGATLSGMLKDIDEMVNGTVETRADLGARVNRMDLNTSRLEDQEIIAKTVMSDNEDIEAEKVIMELKSYETLHRAALSAGARIIQPTLLDFLR; the protein is encoded by the coding sequence ATGAGAGTAACACAAACGATGTTGACGAAAACGAATATCGGGCACTTATCCTCAAGCTATCAGCGCTTGAGCACGCTTCAGGAACAATTGATCAGTGGGAAGAAGATTCAACGTCCGTCTGAGGATCCAGTCGTTGCGATGCAAGGCGTGCGTTACCGGACGGAAGTACGAGAAGTCGAACAGTTCAAGAAAAATGCCAGCGAAGCAACGGGCTGGATGGACTTGACGGATTCTGCCCTTAACGAAGTCACATCAGCGATGAGTCGGATTCGTGAGTTGACGACACAAGCGGCGACAGATACGTATGATGCAACACAACGTAAAGCGATCCAAAGCGAAGTCGGTCAATTGATTGAACACATCGGAACGCTCGCGAATACGAAATACAATGAAAAAGGCATCTTCAACGGAACGAAGACGGATACGGCATTCGTCTCGATGGACGGATTGCGTGATTACTTAGCGAGTACAACTGGTCCTGTTGACGGTGTCTTCACGGATGGGGATCCGACAGGTAAGGAGACGGAATCCATCAATTATGAAGTTTCTTCTGGTATCGAAGTCCAAGTTAACATTTCACCACTCAGCGTCTTTGGACCGGAAACGTTCCAAACGTTGAAAAAAGTCTATGATGCACTCGGTACGAACGCTGATAACAACGGGGCTACCTTATCCGGGATGTTGAAAGATATCGATGAGATGGTCAATGGAACGGTCGAGACACGTGCAGATCTCGGAGCACGGGTCAACCGGATGGATTTGAACACATCACGGCTCGAGGACCAAGAAATCATCGCGAAGACGGTCATGTCGGATAACGAAGACATCGAGGCAGAAAAAGTCATCATGGAGCTGAAGTCATACGAGACGTTACACCGCGCAGCACTCAGCGCCGGGGCACGAATCATTCAGCCGACATTACTCGATTTCCTACGATAA
- the flgK gene encoding flagellar hook-associated protein FlgK produces the protein MGSTFMGLETGRRALTTNQWALQSTGNNIANAGTEGFSRQRLVMGTTEQLSISLGSGRNGQVGTGVRGEMLERIRDVMLDKQYRDEVTKVSYYGTKQAAFGRMEDIINEPSDTGLAKAFDGFWESLQTLSTNPQDSGARSVVRQKAETLTQTFNYMAKAINQVKTDLKSEIEVSTKKVNDLLQKIHNINTEIHVVEPLGALPNALYDERDRYFDELAQYVDFEKVTVDAQAIETGQMGNALRNAEGRIDVNIKFPNGDKLLAVDSDLPKAGTLTFTTNEQGLYTGFKSETQTYTFDQLGGFSTGRLSGLIEMYGQERDGKAVGEYVKMESQLDEMAKTFADAFNAVHAKNSKKDGTNGTNAFFTSTSVEITAATISVGSEIKASLDNIATSTDGNIGDSQGALNLAKMKTASITFVKSNTTTTIGSFYQNVIGDMAVSTDQVGRLGKSAAVLMESADQRRMSMSAVSIDEEMTMMIQYQHAYNAAARNITTVDEMLDKIINGMGLVGR, from the coding sequence ATGGGATCGACTTTCATGGGGCTTGAGACAGGACGTCGGGCATTAACGACGAACCAGTGGGCTCTGCAATCGACTGGAAATAATATTGCGAACGCCGGAACGGAAGGATTCTCTCGCCAGCGTCTCGTCATGGGAACGACGGAACAACTTTCGATTTCACTTGGATCTGGACGAAATGGACAAGTCGGAACTGGGGTCCGCGGAGAAATGCTCGAGCGAATTCGAGACGTCATGCTTGATAAGCAGTACCGGGATGAAGTGACGAAGGTCTCTTATTACGGTACGAAACAAGCGGCATTCGGGCGGATGGAAGATATCATCAACGAACCGTCTGACACCGGTCTTGCAAAAGCATTCGATGGATTCTGGGAATCACTCCAGACCTTGTCGACGAATCCGCAAGATTCAGGTGCACGCAGTGTCGTTCGACAAAAGGCGGAGACTCTCACGCAGACCTTCAATTACATGGCAAAAGCGATCAATCAAGTCAAAACAGACTTAAAAAGTGAAATTGAGGTCTCGACGAAAAAAGTCAACGACCTCTTACAAAAAATTCATAACATCAATACGGAAATCCACGTTGTCGAGCCGCTTGGTGCTTTACCAAACGCACTCTACGATGAGCGAGATCGTTACTTCGATGAGCTTGCTCAATATGTCGATTTCGAAAAAGTGACAGTAGATGCTCAGGCGATCGAAACAGGACAAATGGGGAATGCGTTGCGTAATGCGGAAGGGCGCATTGACGTCAACATCAAGTTTCCGAACGGGGACAAGCTGCTTGCTGTCGACTCCGATTTACCGAAAGCGGGCACACTGACGTTCACGACGAACGAACAGGGACTGTACACCGGCTTTAAGTCTGAGACACAAACCTATACGTTTGATCAGCTTGGTGGCTTCTCAACAGGACGTTTATCAGGACTAATCGAGATGTACGGGCAAGAGCGAGACGGAAAAGCCGTCGGGGAATACGTCAAGATGGAAAGTCAACTCGATGAGATGGCAAAAACATTCGCTGATGCATTTAATGCTGTCCACGCAAAGAACTCGAAAAAAGACGGCACAAATGGCACAAATGCTTTCTTCACGTCAACGAGTGTAGAAATCACGGCAGCAACGATTTCCGTCGGTTCGGAGATCAAGGCGAGTCTTGATAACATTGCGACGTCAACGGACGGCAACATCGGGGATAGCCAAGGGGCGTTGAATCTAGCGAAGATGAAGACAGCGAGCATCACGTTCGTGAAGTCAAACACGACGACGACAATCGGTTCGTTCTATCAGAACGTCATCGGCGACATGGCAGTCTCGACCGATCAGGTCGGACGCCTGGGTAAGAGTGCTGCTGTCTTGATGGAAAGTGCGGATCAGCGCCGCATGTCGATGTCTGCCGTCTCGATCGATGAAGAGATGACGATGATGATTCAGTATCAACACGCTTATAATGCAGCAGCACGAAATATTACGACCGTCGATGAGATGCTTGATAAAATCATCAACGGTATGGGACTCGTAGGACGGTGA
- a CDS encoding flagellar protein FlgN, translating to MQLINQLNEAHAHLLALAEEKKQVLIANDMRRLSEIVKEEPVHIKRIEGLEQERLALMGSVTMTEWIATHPEDVDSLRTLLQTIGQLRQLNAQNAELLEQSLHYLDWHLQLLIPEADDFTYGQSALNQTHFNRNA from the coding sequence ATGCAACTCATCAATCAGCTTAACGAAGCGCATGCTCATTTACTTGCGCTCGCAGAAGAAAAGAAGCAAGTCTTGATTGCAAATGACATGCGTCGTTTGTCTGAAATCGTTAAAGAAGAACCCGTACATATCAAACGGATCGAAGGACTAGAACAAGAGCGGCTCGCACTGATGGGGAGCGTGACGATGACGGAATGGATCGCGACGCATCCGGAAGATGTCGACTCACTCCGAACGTTGTTGCAGACGATCGGTCAGTTGCGGCAGCTGAATGCACAGAACGCAGAGCTGCTCGAGCAATCGTTGCACTATTTGGATTGGCATCTCCAACTATTGATTCCAGAAGCGGACGACTTCACATACGGACAGTCCGCACTGAACCAGACACACTTCAATCGAAACGCGTAA
- the flgM gene encoding flagellar biosynthesis anti-sigma factor FlgM, translating to MRIDSTKWVNMPKTYERTQSVEGTKNQRTNRPDEVSISTEARARFNETQTSRTEKIESLKQAIQDGTYKPDAKKIAERFLNL from the coding sequence ATGCGAATTGATTCTACGAAATGGGTGAACATGCCCAAAACGTACGAAAGAACTCAATCAGTAGAAGGAACAAAAAACCAACGCACGAACCGTCCGGACGAAGTCAGTATCTCAACAGAAGCGCGCGCGCGTTTTAATGAGACACAGACGTCACGGACTGAAAAGATTGAATCCCTCAAGCAGGCGATCCAGGATGGAACCTATAAACCGGACGCGAAAAAAATCGCGGAACGTTTCTTGAACCTGTAA
- a CDS encoding ComF family protein, with the protein MRRFKFLGDTALLEMFTDDLKKVRIKQAVLVPIPLSTERLADRRFNQAELIARQMRGKIAPYLSRLEGPAQSKAGRQARLARSNPFCVTNDVKGKNIVLVDDVYTTGVTLRQAMFRLKEAGAKEISAVTLFRSV; encoded by the coding sequence ATGCGTCGGTTCAAGTTTCTCGGAGATACTGCGTTGCTTGAGATGTTTACCGATGACTTGAAAAAGGTAAGAATCAAACAAGCTGTTCTTGTTCCGATACCGTTAAGCACCGAGCGTCTCGCAGACCGTCGTTTCAATCAAGCGGAGTTGATCGCACGCCAGATGCGTGGGAAAATCGCGCCGTATTTAAGTCGTTTGGAGGGTCCTGCCCAAAGTAAGGCAGGACGACAAGCTCGGCTTGCGCGAAGTAATCCGTTTTGCGTGACAAATGACGTCAAAGGGAAGAACATTGTGCTCGTCGATGACGTCTACACGACAGGTGTGACTCTTCGGCAAGCGATGTTTCGACTGAAGGAGGCAGGCGCAAAAGAAATTTCTGCTGTAACTTTATTTCGAAGTGTTTAA
- a CDS encoding helicase-related protein, producing the protein MDLRGRLVPVEWIDTPQVTYRFRPAVTWRCQRCGALPVRGDCTCGKACYYCRKCLAYGKLRSCGRLVTDQRALDPVTPAQHGPLTLTPAQLRVAQAIQRTVLTNKRLLVHAVCGAGKTPMLFPGIADALASGRRVLVAAPRADVVRELTGHLKRAFANASIVSLYGGSSDRLELGDITVSTTHQLIHYRDCFDVVFLDEVDAFPYRLDRTLHRYVKRAMTKDAALILLSATPSFWHRRFPTIRLMRRYHGYPLPVPKLVVPYSEQIVFDWLARHSAVPRLVFVSRIAELERWQNRFATAGYDVETVHAADSERVEKVQRFRQSTGILLTTTILERGVTIENVQVAILDADQGFSTAALIQISGRVGRSSAYPDGDILFCANDRSDAMYEAIHHIKKANAVQP; encoded by the coding sequence ATGGATCTTCGAGGACGACTCGTGCCTGTTGAATGGATAGACACACCACAAGTGACATACCGATTCAGACCAGCCGTGACATGGCGTTGCCAACGATGTGGCGCGCTTCCAGTGCGAGGGGACTGTACATGTGGTAAAGCCTGTTATTATTGTCGGAAATGTCTTGCTTACGGCAAACTGAGAAGCTGTGGACGACTCGTGACGGATCAGCGGGCACTTGATCCGGTGACACCGGCACAACATGGACCATTGACGTTGACGCCGGCGCAACTACGCGTTGCTCAAGCAATCCAACGAACGGTTCTAACTAACAAACGGCTTCTCGTTCATGCCGTGTGTGGTGCCGGGAAGACACCGATGCTTTTCCCGGGGATCGCAGACGCTCTCGCTAGCGGACGCCGTGTGCTTGTCGCGGCACCACGGGCAGACGTCGTCCGGGAATTGACGGGACATTTGAAGCGGGCATTCGCCAACGCTTCCATCGTCTCCTTGTATGGTGGTTCATCGGATCGTCTTGAACTGGGGGACATCACGGTCAGTACGACACATCAATTGATTCATTACCGGGATTGTTTCGACGTCGTCTTTTTGGATGAGGTCGATGCGTTTCCGTACCGGCTCGACCGGACGTTACATCGATACGTCAAGCGCGCGATGACGAAAGATGCCGCGCTGATTTTATTAAGTGCAACCCCTTCGTTTTGGCATCGACGGTTTCCGACGATTCGGCTGATGCGACGCTATCATGGCTATCCGTTACCGGTCCCAAAGCTTGTCGTACCGTATAGCGAACAAATCGTGTTCGATTGGTTGGCGCGTCATAGCGCTGTACCACGGCTCGTCTTCGTCTCACGAATCGCGGAGCTCGAGCGATGGCAAAACCGATTCGCGACAGCAGGCTATGACGTCGAGACCGTCCATGCCGCAGACTCGGAACGAGTCGAGAAGGTCCAGCGTTTTCGACAGTCGACAGGAATCTTACTGACGACAACGATTCTTGAGCGGGGTGTGACGATCGAAAACGTTCAAGTCGCGATTCTTGATGCTGATCAAGGGTTCAGTACGGCAGCCCTGATTCAAATCAGCGGACGAGTCGGACGATCGTCGGCATACCCGGATGGTGACATTTTATTTTGCGCCAATGACCGAAGTGATGCGATGTATGAAGCGATCCATCACATTAAAAAAGCGAATGCCGTGCAACCATGA
- a CDS encoding DegV family protein: MSQIVILTDSTAYLPTTYCEEHQVHVAPLSVIFDGDAYREGFDISVAEFYERIQTGSLPTTSQPNIGDLVSSFEQLPEGTEIIGITLSSGISGTYQALHTINMMVDHVNVHPVDSRISCMPQAFLVQEAVRLRDAGATAETIVQRLETLKEQIRAYFVVDDLEHLQRGGRLSVAQAFVGSFLKIKPVLHFVDGKIVPFEKIRTFKRAVNRIEEMMKEDIRGDGTGYVIGVIHAEDSAKAEAEIAELKALFPQARIEMSVFGPVIGTHLGPGAIGVTWYHAAE, encoded by the coding sequence ATGAGCCAGATTGTGATCTTAACGGATAGCACAGCCTATCTGCCAACTACCTATTGTGAAGAACATCAAGTGCACGTCGCACCACTTAGTGTCATCTTCGACGGTGACGCCTACCGGGAAGGGTTCGATATCTCGGTAGCGGAATTTTATGAACGCATCCAGACGGGCAGTCTCCCGACGACCTCACAACCAAACATCGGTGATCTCGTGTCGTCGTTCGAGCAGTTGCCAGAAGGAACGGAAATCATTGGTATTACACTATCAAGTGGGATCAGCGGAACGTACCAAGCGTTACATACGATCAATATGATGGTGGATCATGTCAACGTCCATCCAGTCGATTCACGTATTTCCTGTATGCCGCAAGCGTTTCTCGTCCAAGAAGCCGTTCGTTTGCGAGATGCAGGAGCGACGGCAGAGACGATCGTCCAGCGTCTTGAGACATTAAAGGAACAGATTCGAGCTTATTTCGTCGTCGACGATCTCGAACACCTCCAGCGTGGAGGACGTTTGAGTGTCGCGCAAGCATTCGTCGGCTCGTTCCTGAAAATCAAGCCGGTCCTTCATTTCGTTGATGGAAAAATCGTTCCGTTTGAAAAGATTCGAACGTTTAAGCGGGCAGTCAATCGGATTGAGGAAATGATGAAGGAAGATATTCGCGGTGACGGTACCGGTTATGTCATCGGTGTCATCCATGCCGAGGATTCTGCGAAAGCAGAAGCAGAGATTGCTGAACTGAAGGCACTTTTCCCGCAGGCACGCATCGAGATGAGTGTTTTTGGACCCGTCATCGGTACACACCTCGGACCAGGAGCAATTGGTGTCACATGGTATCACGCAGCAGAATAA
- a CDS encoding response regulator — MNNEQVKVVIVDDHQLFREGVKRILDFEEEFVVVAEGESGAEVISLVETHQPDIVLMDINMPQVNGVEATKRLMEVYPDVRVIILSIHDDETYVMHALGAGAVGYLLKEMATDELVNAIRSVYREGGYVHPKVTPNLLQEYRRLMKMKQTMASQPVEKRVAEAPLHVLTRRECEVLQLLADGFSNRAISDTLYISEKTVKNHVSSILRKMNVPDRTGAVVESIRRGWVVV, encoded by the coding sequence GTGAACAACGAGCAAGTGAAAGTAGTCATCGTCGACGATCATCAGTTATTCCGCGAAGGCGTTAAACGAATTCTTGATTTCGAAGAAGAATTCGTCGTCGTAGCGGAAGGGGAAAGCGGAGCAGAAGTCATCTCGCTCGTCGAAACCCATCAACCGGATATCGTCTTAATGGATATCAACATGCCGCAAGTCAACGGTGTTGAAGCAACAAAACGTCTGATGGAAGTCTATCCGGACGTGCGTGTCATCATCTTATCGATTCATGATGATGAGACGTATGTCATGCACGCCCTAGGTGCCGGTGCAGTCGGTTACCTCTTAAAGGAAATGGCGACGGATGAACTCGTCAATGCGATTCGTTCCGTGTACCGCGAAGGCGGATACGTCCACCCGAAAGTCACACCGAACTTATTGCAGGAATACCGTCGTTTGATGAAGATGAAACAAACGATGGCGTCACAACCTGTTGAAAAACGAGTCGCGGAAGCACCACTCCACGTCTTGACGCGTCGCGAATGCGAAGTCTTGCAATTGTTAGCGGACGGTTTCTCGAACCGTGCGATCAGTGATACGTTATACATCAGTGAAAAGACGGTCAAGAACCACGTTTCATCGATCCTCCGGAAGATGAATGTGCCGGACCGGACCGGTGCTGTCGTCGAATCAATCCGTCGTGGATGGGTCGTCGTTTAA